Proteins found in one Coleofasciculaceae cyanobacterium genomic segment:
- a CDS encoding thioredoxin family protein — protein sequence MVKTASTMLPLGTAAPEFQLPDVVSGETISLATFADSKALLLMFICQHCPFVKHVQLELAKIGHDYSQKPLGIVAISANDVANYPDDSPEKLKQMAQKLNFNFSVCYDESQEVSKSYTAACTPDFFLFDADGKLAYRGQLDDSRPSNDVPVTGKDLRQAIDAILQDQKIDFEQKPSIGCNIKWKPGNEPQYFG from the coding sequence ATGGTAAAAACTGCCTCTACTATGCTGCCTTTAGGTACTGCTGCGCCTGAATTTCAACTCCCTGATGTAGTATCTGGCGAGACTATTTCTTTAGCAACTTTTGCCGATAGTAAAGCTTTACTGTTGATGTTTATCTGTCAGCACTGTCCTTTTGTAAAGCACGTTCAATTAGAACTGGCTAAAATCGGTCATGACTATAGTCAAAAACCTTTAGGAATTGTGGCAATCAGCGCCAATGACGTGGCAAACTATCCCGATGACTCCCCCGAAAAGCTGAAGCAGATGGCACAGAAGCTCAATTTTAACTTTTCCGTATGTTACGACGAAAGCCAAGAGGTAAGTAAATCTTATACTGCTGCCTGTACGCCAGATTTCTTTTTGTTTGATGCAGATGGTAAATTAGCTTATCGTGGTCAACTAGATGATAGTCGCCCTAGTAATGATGTTCCTGTAACGGGCAAAGATTTGCGTCAGGCGATCGATGCTATATTACAAGATCAGAAAATTGACTTTGAGCAAAAACCTAGTATTGGCTGCAATATCAAGTGGAAACCAGGAAATGAACCTCAATACTTTGGTTAA
- the opcA gene encoding glucose-6-phosphate dehydrogenase assembly protein OpcA has product MVSPIVSLQAPKDVSIDEIEAELRSLWQTQGSDEDATAVTRAATFSLIVYEPDDTQQLLASLGFYTGPIDGIVGPRIKAAIKAAQKAYDLELTGKSNAALLNRLHTEFVQAKAKDRLTPENKTPAISYSPDSEGAIADAIAASNPCRIITLCPILVEDTGVTAQVSAYCPINKQTKNTLVCCEYITLSGTAEALERIGGIIVELAIADLPKFVWWKATPTPEHPLFQRLVSSSDTVIFDSSSFIEPETDLKSLAELLTQDTALADLNWRRLAPWQELAAAAFDPPQRRAAIFEVDRVTIDYEQGNQSQALMFLGWLASRLKWTPVEYKLEGGDYDIRRVNFTDEKQRSIEAELAGIPTADWGDIPGDLVSLRLTSTNLDADCCTVLCSSTTGCMRMEAGGGAQSCYIEQVTPLFDQKSEDLLGQQLQRWGREMLYEESMVITAQILKLAE; this is encoded by the coding sequence ATGGTTTCACCAATAGTATCGCTACAAGCACCCAAAGACGTATCCATCGACGAAATTGAAGCCGAATTACGCTCGCTTTGGCAAACACAAGGTTCAGACGAAGATGCTACAGCCGTTACCAGAGCAGCAACCTTTAGCTTAATTGTCTACGAACCAGATGATACCCAGCAGTTACTGGCTTCTTTAGGATTTTACACTGGGCCAATTGACGGTATTGTCGGGCCAAGAATTAAAGCGGCAATCAAAGCCGCTCAAAAAGCCTACGATCTCGAATTGACGGGCAAATCTAATGCAGCCTTACTGAATAGATTACATACAGAGTTTGTCCAAGCTAAGGCAAAAGATAGGCTAACCCCCGAAAACAAAACGCCAGCAATTAGTTATAGCCCCGATTCCGAAGGAGCAATAGCAGATGCGATCGCAGCTTCCAATCCTTGTCGTATAATAACCCTGTGTCCTATTTTGGTCGAGGATACAGGAGTGACTGCCCAAGTATCAGCCTATTGTCCGATCAACAAACAGACCAAAAATACTCTGGTTTGCTGTGAATACATTACTTTGAGCGGTACTGCTGAAGCTTTAGAGAGAATTGGCGGCATTATTGTTGAATTGGCGATCGCGGATTTACCCAAATTTGTTTGGTGGAAAGCCACACCCACTCCCGAACATCCTTTGTTTCAACGCCTGGTATCCTCCAGCGATACGGTTATTTTCGATTCGAGTAGCTTTATTGAACCCGAAACCGATCTAAAATCCCTGGCTGAATTACTAACACAAGATACTGCTTTAGCCGATCTCAACTGGCGCCGACTTGCACCTTGGCAAGAACTAGCTGCTGCTGCTTTCGATCCCCCCCAAAGGCGAGCGGCAATTTTTGAAGTAGATCGGGTCACGATTGATTATGAGCAGGGCAATCAGTCTCAAGCTTTGATGTTTTTGGGTTGGTTAGCTAGTCGTCTTAAATGGACTCCCGTTGAATATAAACTTGAAGGAGGAGATTACGATATTCGTAGGGTCAATTTTACCGATGAAAAACAACGCAGTATTGAAGCTGAATTAGCGGGTATTCCTACCGCCGACTGGGGAGACATTCCAGGTGATTTAGTCAGCTTGCGGTTGACTTCAACTAACCTAGATGCCGACTGCTGTACAGTTCTTTGTTCTAGTACCACAGGCTGTATGCGCATGGAAGCTGGTGGCGGAGCGCAGTCTTGTTATATTGAACAAGTAACCCCTTTGTTCGATCAAAAAAGTGAAGATTTGCTCGGTCAACAACTACAGCGATGGGGTCGAGAAATGCTGTATGAAGAAAGCATGGTAATTACGGCTCAAATTCTCAAGCTGGCTGAATAA
- a CDS encoding ABC-F family ATP-binding cassette domain-containing protein, whose amino-acid sequence MSILTLQNIKKDFGIKEILRDASFSIEPNDKVGLIGVNGSGKSTLLKMIAGIEPTDGGQRLVKSGAKIIYLPQQPVIDENLTVIDQVFADSGEQMKLVREYEDLSHKIAQAKGDNLAVLMSRLATVTEKMELVGAWDLETKAKIILTKLGIEDFDAMVKDLSGGYRKRIALASALLNEPDLLMMDEPTNHLDAESVEWLQEYLDRFGGAILLITHDRYFLDNVTNRILEIDRADLYTYAGNYSYYLEKKALQEESAVSSQRKHQGVLRRELEWLKRGPKARSTKQKARIDRIGDMRDKEFKQAQGKVDIDTPGRRIGKKVIELENITKSYDGQTLFKNFSYEFTPRDRIGIIGGNGAGKSTLMNIITGRIEPDEGQVNIGKTIHLGYFDQHSDNILEALDENQRVIEYIKEVAEVVTTADGNKITASQMLEKFLFPPEQQYAPIHKLSGGEKRRLFLLQVLMEAPNVLILDEPTNDLDVQTLAILEDYLENFNGCVIVVSHDRYFLDRAVEFILAIEPEGEVRLYPGNYSVYLEHKKKADKEAKIEQIQSKSPQSKSQSTSTSKSNDKTNKPLSNFEKREYEKLETKIAQLETDKEKLETDLAINCSDFNLVQELSEKLATLNDEIDTNTERWLELAEREM is encoded by the coding sequence ATGAGCATTTTAACTCTACAAAATATTAAAAAAGATTTTGGCATTAAAGAAATTCTTCGTGATGCTAGCTTTAGCATTGAGCCGAATGACAAGGTAGGGTTAATTGGAGTCAACGGCTCTGGTAAGTCTACCTTGCTCAAGATGATTGCGGGAATTGAACCTACAGATGGTGGTCAACGCTTGGTAAAGAGTGGAGCGAAAATTATCTATTTACCCCAACAGCCAGTAATAGATGAAAACCTAACCGTAATCGATCAGGTGTTTGCCGATAGTGGGGAGCAAATGAAGTTGGTGCGAGAGTATGAAGACTTATCCCACAAAATAGCTCAAGCCAAGGGAGATAATTTAGCTGTTCTGATGTCTCGTTTGGCAACGGTGACAGAGAAAATGGAGTTAGTTGGCGCCTGGGACTTAGAAACCAAAGCCAAGATTATTCTCACTAAATTGGGTATTGAAGACTTTGATGCCATGGTAAAAGACCTTTCTGGAGGATATCGCAAGCGGATCGCTTTGGCTTCTGCCTTGCTTAATGAACCAGATTTATTGATGATGGATGAACCGACTAACCACCTCGATGCAGAGTCGGTAGAGTGGTTGCAGGAGTATCTCGATCGCTTTGGGGGTGCGATTTTACTGATTACTCACGATCGCTATTTCTTAGATAACGTGACTAATCGAATTTTAGAAATCGATCGCGCCGACCTCTATACTTATGCTGGTAACTACTCCTATTATTTAGAGAAAAAAGCCCTACAGGAAGAGTCGGCTGTCAGCAGTCAACGCAAACATCAAGGGGTATTGAGGCGAGAGCTAGAATGGCTCAAGCGAGGTCCTAAAGCCCGTAGCACCAAGCAAAAAGCGCGCATCGATCGCATTGGTGATATGCGGGACAAAGAGTTTAAACAGGCGCAAGGAAAGGTCGATATTGATACTCCAGGTAGGCGGATCGGCAAAAAGGTAATTGAACTAGAAAACATTACCAAATCTTATGACGGACAGACTCTTTTTAAAAATTTCAGCTATGAATTTACGCCTCGCGATCGCATTGGCATTATTGGTGGAAACGGTGCAGGTAAATCAACTCTGATGAATATCATCACGGGGCGCATCGAACCAGATGAGGGTCAAGTAAATATTGGCAAGACAATTCATCTTGGTTATTTCGATCAGCATTCAGATAATATTTTAGAGGCCCTAGACGAAAATCAACGAGTCATTGAATATATCAAAGAAGTAGCCGAAGTTGTCACCACTGCTGATGGCAACAAAATTACTGCTTCTCAAATGTTAGAGAAATTTCTCTTTCCGCCCGAACAGCAGTATGCGCCGATACATAAGCTGTCTGGGGGTGAAAAGCGTCGTCTGTTTTTGTTGCAGGTATTGATGGAAGCTCCTAACGTTCTGATTTTAGATGAGCCGACTAACGATTTAGACGTACAAACTTTAGCAATTTTAGAAGACTATTTAGAGAACTTTAACGGCTGCGTCATCGTAGTTTCTCACGATCGCTATTTTCTAGATCGCGCTGTTGAGTTTATTTTGGCGATCGAGCCTGAAGGTGAAGTGCGTCTATATCCTGGTAACTATTCTGTTTATCTCGAACATAAAAAGAAAGCCGACAAAGAAGCCAAAATCGAACAGATTCAGTCAAAATCCCCACAAAGCAAATCTCAAAGTACTAGCACTAGTAAATCTAATGATAAAACCAATAAACCCTTGTCTAATTTTGAAAAACGAGAATATGAAAAGCTAGAAACCAAAATTGCTCAGTTGGAAACTGATAAAGAGAAATTAGAAACCGATTTGGCAATTAACTGTAGCGACTTCAATTTGGTGCAAGAACTCTCCGAAAAATTAGCCACGTTAAACGACGAGATTGATACTAATACCGAACGTTGGCTGGAATTAGCCGAAAGAGAAATGTAA
- a CDS encoding glycerophosphodiester phosphodiesterase family protein, producing MLCIGHRGAMGHEPENTLLSVRKALTLGVDAIEIDVYNVENNLVVIHDRDLSRTTNGTGYIEERSFAYLRSLDAGKGEQIPTLAEVIETVNRQAIVNIELKGSNTAKLVVELIQTYLKQGWAYQDFVVSSFNHYELRQVKPICDQIKTGMLIYGLPWEYLATAQKLQADIVISSLDFVTCELIDSVHQHNLLVWVYTVNQPHDIERLKALQVDAIFTNYPERIISNYN from the coding sequence ATGCTGTGTATTGGACATCGAGGAGCGATGGGACATGAACCAGAAAATACTTTGTTGTCGGTTAGAAAGGCACTAACTTTGGGTGTTGATGCGATCGAAATTGATGTTTATAACGTCGAAAATAATTTAGTAGTCATTCACGATCGCGATTTATCTCGAACTACTAATGGTACTGGCTACATTGAAGAACGAAGCTTTGCCTATTTGCGATCGCTTGATGCTGGTAAAGGAGAACAAATTCCCACCTTAGCAGAAGTTATTGAGACGGTAAACCGTCAAGCCATAGTTAATATTGAATTAAAGGGCAGCAATACCGCCAAGTTAGTTGTTGAATTAATTCAAACATATCTTAAACAAGGATGGGCTTATCAAGATTTTGTGGTTTCTTCTTTTAATCATTATGAGTTACGTCAGGTTAAACCAATTTGTGACCAGATTAAAACTGGGATGCTAATCTATGGATTACCTTGGGAATATTTGGCTACAGCCCAAAAACTACAGGCAGATATTGTTATTTCTAGTTTAGATTTTGTCACTTGCGAACTGATTGACTCGGTGCATCAGCACAATTTACTAGTGTGGGTATATACCGTTAATCAGCCTCATGACATCGAGCGTCTGAAAGCATTGCAGGTAGATGCTATATTTACTAATTACCCTGAAAGAATTATCTCCAACTATAACTAA